A window of the Enterobacteriaceae bacterium 4M9 genome harbors these coding sequences:
- the minE gene encoding cell division topological specificity factor MinE codes for MALLDFFLSRKKNTANIAKERLQIIVAERRRGDSEPHYLPQLKRDILDVICKYVKIDPEMVSVQLEQKGEDISVLELNVTLPEAEESR; via the coding sequence ATGGCATTACTTGACTTTTTTCTTTCACGAAAAAAGAACACAGCCAATATCGCCAAAGAACGATTACAGATTATTGTTGCAGAACGCCGTCGTGGTGATTCTGAGCCCCATTATTTGCCGCAGCTTAAGCGCGATATTCTGGATGTGATTTGCAAATACGTGAAAATCGATCCTGAAATGGTTAGCGTGCAGCTTGAGCAAAAGGGTGAAGATATATCCGTACTTGAACTCAACGTGACGCTCCCGGAAGCGGAAGAATCACGCTAA
- a CDS encoding lytic murein transglycosylase, translating to MKVPVLYLSLYSAMAMVSTCAFAANTTPPAQQSTAIQSTDGERLSLTGRDPKEFPAFVATLRVKARDAGISAATIDSAFASIHFVDRVIRSDRNQPEQKITLDDYLAKVMPQTRIDQARKLRQQYRDALAKTRATYGVQSNYIVALWALESGFGKIQGKEDIFSALATLAFEGRREAFFTGELMAALRMVDAGHISVADMKSSWAGAMGQNQFMPSSYLRYGADGDGDGKIDIWNNPQDVFASSARYLAKEGWQRGGRWGVEVTLPSGFDSALVGVKAQQGKRVAVWQQLGVQPKAGASLPDSAQQAWIVTPDDAQGRSFMVFHNFQTLMRWNRSYYFAIGVGMMADAIDSSGEGAESEQVK from the coding sequence ATGAAAGTCCCGGTTCTTTATTTATCCCTGTATAGCGCAATGGCGATGGTTAGCACCTGTGCCTTTGCTGCCAACACCACCCCGCCTGCCCAACAGAGCACGGCCATTCAGTCCACGGACGGTGAGCGCCTGTCGCTGACCGGGCGTGACCCGAAAGAATTCCCGGCCTTTGTGGCAACGCTGCGTGTGAAGGCGCGTGATGCAGGCATCAGCGCAGCCACTATCGACAGCGCGTTTGCCAGTATCCATTTCGTTGACCGGGTGATTCGCTCCGATCGCAACCAGCCTGAGCAAAAAATCACGCTCGATGATTATCTGGCGAAAGTCATGCCGCAGACGCGCATTGACCAGGCGCGTAAGCTGCGCCAGCAGTACCGTGACGCGCTGGCGAAAACCCGTGCAACTTATGGCGTGCAAAGCAACTACATTGTGGCACTGTGGGCGCTGGAGAGCGGCTTTGGCAAAATCCAGGGCAAAGAGGATATCTTTTCGGCGCTGGCGACGCTGGCGTTTGAAGGGCGGCGCGAGGCGTTTTTTACCGGCGAGTTGATGGCGGCGCTGCGCATGGTAGATGCCGGTCATATCTCCGTGGCTGATATGAAAAGCTCCTGGGCAGGGGCGATGGGGCAGAACCAGTTTATGCCCAGTTCATATTTGCGCTATGGCGCAGACGGCGACGGCGACGGCAAAATCGATATCTGGAATAACCCGCAGGATGTGTTTGCCTCAAGTGCGCGCTATCTGGCGAAAGAAGGATGGCAGCGCGGCGGTCGCTGGGGCGTGGAGGTGACGTTGCCTTCGGGGTTTGACAGCGCACTGGTGGGCGTAAAAGCCCAGCAGGGCAAACGTGTTGCTGTCTGGCAGCAGTTGGGTGTGCAGCCCAAAGCAGGCGCGTCATTGCCGGACAGCGCGCAGCAGGCATGGATTGTGACGCCCGACGATGCCCAAGGGCGCAGCTTTATGGTGTTTCACAACTTCCAGACGCTGATGCGCTGGAACCGTTCGTACTACTTCGCAATCGGTGTGGGAATGATGGCCGATGCCATTGACAGTTCTGGCGAGGGCGCAGAAAGTGAACAGGTGAAATAA
- the minD gene encoding septum site-determining protein MinD produces the protein MARIIVVTSGKGGVGKTTSSAAIATGLAQKGKKTVVIDFDIGLRNLDLIMGCERRVVYDFVNVLQGDATLNQALIKDKRTDNLFILPASQTRDKDALTREGVGKVLDELNKMEFDFVVCDSPAGIETGALMALYYADEAIITTNPEVSSVRDSDRILGILSSKSRRAENSEEPIKEHLLLTRYNPGRVSRGDMLSMEDVLEILRIPLIGVIPEDQSVLRASNQGEPVILDENSDAGKAYADAVDRLLGEERPFRFIEEEKKGFLKRLFGG, from the coding sequence ATGGCACGCATTATTGTTGTTACATCGGGTAAAGGGGGCGTTGGTAAAACAACCTCCAGCGCGGCCATCGCTACGGGTCTCGCCCAGAAGGGGAAGAAAACCGTCGTTATCGACTTCGACATTGGCTTGCGTAACCTTGATCTCATCATGGGATGCGAGCGCCGTGTCGTTTACGATTTCGTTAACGTTCTTCAGGGTGATGCGACTCTTAATCAGGCGCTTATTAAAGATAAGCGTACTGACAATCTCTTTATTCTCCCGGCATCGCAGACCCGCGATAAAGACGCACTGACGCGCGAAGGCGTGGGCAAAGTCCTCGACGAATTAAACAAAATGGAATTTGACTTTGTCGTCTGCGATTCTCCGGCCGGTATCGAAACCGGTGCTCTGATGGCGCTTTATTATGCTGATGAAGCCATCATTACCACCAACCCGGAAGTCTCTTCCGTACGCGATTCCGACCGCATTCTGGGGATTTTGTCCTCAAAGTCACGCCGCGCCGAAAACAGCGAAGAACCTATCAAGGAACATCTGTTGTTGACCCGTTATAACCCGGGTCGCGTCAGCCGTGGTGATATGTTAAGCATGGAAGATGTGCTGGAAATCCTGCGCATACCGCTCATTGGGGTGATCCCGGAAGATCAGTCAGTGCTGCGCGCCTCTAACCAGGGCGAGCCTGTTATCCTCGACGAAAACTCAGACGCTGGCAAAGCCTATGCGGACGCCGTAGACCGCCTGCTGGGAGAAGAACGTCCTTTCCGCTTCATTGAAGAAGAAAAGAAAGGTTTCCTCAAACGCCTGTTCGGAGGATAA
- a CDS encoding YoaH family protein, with protein sequence MFAGLPSLSHEQQQKAVERIQELMSQGVSSGAAIAQVAQEIRETHSGDRIVARFEDDEQE encoded by the coding sequence ATGTTCGCAGGCCTTCCTTCTTTATCTCACGAGCAGCAGCAAAAAGCAGTCGAGCGCATTCAGGAACTGATGTCACAGGGCGTCAGCAGCGGCGCGGCCATTGCGCAGGTAGCGCAGGAAATTCGTGAAACCCACAGCGGTGACAGGATTGTGGCGCGTTTTGAGGACGACGAGCAGGAATAA
- the rnd gene encoding ribonuclease D has protein sequence MNYQIITDEERLVAVCEQARRAPAVALDTEFVRTRTYYPQLGLIQLYDGETVSLIDPLAIQDMSAFRALLLDEAVTKYLHAGSEDLEVFLNAFGTMPVPFIDTQVLAAFLNHPLSTGFATMVETYSGVVLDKSESRTDWLARPLTDKQLDYAAADVWYLLPIARRLMDDIASTGWLEAVRDECRLMAQRRAEPLAPEDAYREIGNAWQLRTRQLACLKLMAAWRLNKARERDLAVNFVVREEHLWQVARYMPGTLGELDSLGLSGSEIRFHGKTLLDFVEEAKALPESALPEPVANLIDMPGYRNAFKYIKALVQDVAKEKGLSPELIASRRQINQLLNWHWKLKPSATLPELASGWRHALFDGCLAALLADF, from the coding sequence TTGAATTATCAAATAATTACCGATGAAGAACGCCTGGTAGCCGTGTGTGAGCAGGCGCGCCGTGCGCCTGCGGTGGCGCTGGATACCGAGTTTGTTCGCACCCGTACCTACTACCCGCAGCTCGGCCTGATTCAGCTTTACGACGGCGAAACCGTATCGCTTATCGACCCGTTAGCTATCCAGGATATGAGCGCGTTTCGTGCGCTGTTGCTTGATGAAGCGGTGACCAAGTACCTGCACGCTGGCAGCGAAGACCTGGAGGTATTCCTCAATGCCTTTGGCACGATGCCGGTGCCGTTTATCGACACCCAGGTGCTGGCGGCGTTTCTTAATCATCCGCTCTCGACTGGTTTTGCCACCATGGTAGAAACCTACAGCGGCGTGGTGCTGGATAAGAGTGAGTCACGAACCGACTGGCTGGCGCGTCCGCTGACGGACAAACAGCTCGACTATGCCGCAGCGGACGTCTGGTATTTGCTGCCGATTGCCCGCCGTCTGATGGACGACATCGCCAGTACCGGTTGGCTGGAGGCTGTCCGGGATGAGTGCCGCTTAATGGCACAGCGTCGCGCAGAGCCGCTGGCACCTGAAGATGCCTACCGTGAAATTGGCAACGCCTGGCAGTTGCGCACGCGCCAACTGGCGTGCCTGAAGCTAATGGCAGCATGGCGCTTAAATAAAGCCCGTGAGCGCGATCTGGCAGTCAATTTTGTGGTGCGTGAAGAACACCTGTGGCAGGTAGCGCGCTATATGCCGGGCACGCTCGGTGAGCTCGATAGCCTGGGCCTCTCCGGCAGCGAAATTCGCTTCCACGGTAAAACCCTGCTCGACTTTGTGGAAGAGGCCAAAGCACTGCCAGAAAGCGCGCTGCCGGAGCCGGTGGCAAACCTGATTGATATGCCCGGTTATCGTAACGCGTTCAAATACATCAAAGCGCTGGTGCAGGACGTGGCGAAAGAAAAGGGATTGAGCCCGGAGCTTATCGCTTCGCGCCGCCAGATTAACCAGCTACTGAACTGGCACTGGAAGCTCAAGCCTTCGGCCACGCTGCCAGAACTGGCAAGCGGGTGGCGTCACGCGCTGTTTGACGGCTGTCTTGCTGCACTGTTGGCTGATTTTTAA
- a CDS encoding ATP-dependent DNA helicase, with protein MTDDFASDGQLARAIPGFKPREPQRQMALAVTKAIDTGSQLVVEAGTGTGKTYAYLAPALRSGKKVIISTGSKALQDQLYSRDLPTVRKALEYTGRLALLKGRSNYLCLERLEQQALAGGDLPVQLLSEVVRLRSWSSETVDGDISTCLDVAEDSAVWPLVTSTNDNCLGADCPLYKECFVVKARKKAMDADIVVVNHHLYLADMVVKESGFAELIPEADVTIFDEAHQIPDIASQYFGQSLSSRQLLDLAKDYTLAYRTEVKDTQQLQKCADRLAQSAQDFRLQLGEPGYRGNLRDLLADASIQRALLLLDDALELCYDVAKLSLGRSAILDAAFERATLYRARLKRLKETSQPGYSYWYECTSRHFTLALTPLTVAEKFRDVMEQRKGGWVFTSATLSVNDKLSHFTDRLGITDAESLLLPSPFDYERQALLCVPRALPMARQPGAARRLAQMLRPMIEANNGRCFMLCTSHAMMRELAAEFRATMTLPVLLQGETSKGQLLAQFVEAGNALLVATSSFWEGVDVRGDALSLVIIDKLPFTSPDDPLLKARMEDCRLRGVDPFNDVQLPEAVIALKQGVGRLIRDIDDRGVLVICDERLVSRPYGEVFLNSLPPSPRTRDIKRAVAFLTAPSEQ; from the coding sequence GTGACGGACGATTTTGCATCAGATGGCCAACTGGCGCGAGCCATTCCCGGCTTTAAACCGCGTGAGCCGCAGCGCCAGATGGCACTGGCGGTGACAAAAGCCATTGACACCGGTAGCCAGCTGGTGGTTGAGGCCGGTACCGGCACCGGTAAAACTTACGCCTACCTGGCACCGGCGCTGCGCTCGGGTAAAAAAGTCATCATCTCCACCGGTTCAAAGGCGCTTCAGGATCAGCTTTACAGCCGTGACCTCCCGACGGTACGCAAAGCGCTGGAATACACCGGACGGCTGGCGCTACTGAAAGGGCGCTCTAACTATCTGTGCCTTGAGCGTCTGGAGCAGCAGGCGCTGGCGGGCGGTGACCTGCCGGTGCAGCTTTTAAGCGAAGTGGTGCGCCTGCGTAGCTGGTCGTCAGAGACTGTCGATGGTGATATCAGCACCTGCCTGGATGTGGCCGAAGACTCAGCGGTGTGGCCGCTGGTGACCAGCACCAACGACAACTGTCTTGGCGCTGACTGCCCCTTGTATAAAGAGTGCTTTGTGGTCAAAGCGCGTAAAAAAGCGATGGATGCCGATATCGTGGTGGTAAACCACCACCTGTATCTGGCAGACATGGTGGTTAAAGAGAGCGGTTTTGCCGAGCTTATTCCCGAAGCCGACGTCACCATCTTTGACGAAGCCCACCAAATTCCCGATATCGCCAGCCAGTATTTCGGCCAGTCGCTCTCCAGCCGCCAGTTACTGGATCTGGCGAAAGATTACACCCTTGCCTATCGTACCGAAGTCAAAGACACCCAGCAGTTGCAAAAATGTGCCGATCGGCTGGCACAGAGTGCGCAGGATTTCCGGTTACAACTGGGTGAGCCGGGTTATCGCGGTAACCTGCGCGACCTGCTGGCCGATGCCAGTATTCAACGTGCGTTGCTGTTGCTCGATGATGCGCTGGAGCTGTGCTACGACGTGGCAAAGCTGTCGCTGGGCCGTTCGGCGATACTCGATGCGGCATTTGAGCGTGCCACGCTGTATCGCGCCCGTCTTAAGCGCCTGAAAGAAACCAGCCAGCCGGGCTACAGCTACTGGTACGAATGCACCTCGCGTCACTTTACGCTGGCGCTGACGCCGCTTACCGTGGCGGAGAAATTCCGTGACGTGATGGAGCAGCGTAAGGGCGGCTGGGTGTTTACCTCGGCAACGTTGTCGGTTAATGACAAACTCAGTCACTTCACCGACCGGCTTGGGATTACCGATGCCGAATCGCTGCTGCTGCCAAGCCCGTTTGATTATGAGCGCCAGGCACTCTTGTGTGTGCCGCGTGCGCTGCCGATGGCGCGCCAGCCGGGCGCGGCGCGGCGCCTGGCGCAAATGCTGCGTCCGATGATTGAGGCGAATAATGGCCGCTGCTTTATGCTGTGCACCTCGCACGCCATGATGCGCGAGCTGGCCGCCGAGTTTCGCGCCACCATGACGTTACCGGTGCTGCTACAGGGTGAAACCAGCAAAGGCCAGCTGCTTGCACAGTTTGTCGAGGCCGGAAACGCACTGCTGGTTGCCACCAGCAGCTTCTGGGAAGGCGTTGACGTGCGTGGTGATGCGCTGTCGCTGGTGATTATCGACAAGCTGCCGTTTACCTCGCCGGACGATCCGCTGCTGAAGGCGCGTATGGAAGACTGCCGCCTGCGCGGGGTTGATCCGTTTAACGACGTCCAGTTGCCGGAAGCGGTTATCGCGCTTAAACAGGGCGTCGGGCGTCTTATCCGCGATATTGACGATCGCGGTGTGCTGGTGATTTGCGATGAGCGTCTGGTCTCACGTCCATATGGCGAGGTGTTTCTCAACAGCCTGCCACCGTCACCGCGCACGCGGGACATAAAACGCGCGGTTGCCTTCCTGACCGCGCCGTCTGAACAGTAA
- the tsaB gene encoding tRNA (adenosine(37)-N6)-threonylcarbamoyltransferase complex dimerization subunit type 1 TsaB has product MRILAIDTATEACSVALGLDDTTLSHFELCPREHTQRILPMVRDILNQGAVNLSDIQALAFGRGPGSFTGVRIGIGIAQGLALGAALPMVGVSTLATMAQGAFRKSGATRVLAAIDARMGEVYWAEYQRNADGSWQGEATEAVLKPEAVAERLKQLDGRWATVGTGWQAWPDLGRDCGLELEDGGVLLPAAEDMLPLAHYSVAQGRTVAAENAEPVYLRNEVAWKKLPGRE; this is encoded by the coding sequence ATGCGAATTCTCGCTATCGATACCGCCACAGAGGCCTGTTCCGTGGCGCTGGGGCTGGACGACACCACCCTGAGTCATTTTGAACTTTGCCCGCGTGAACATACTCAGAGGATATTGCCCATGGTGCGCGATATCCTGAACCAGGGCGCGGTTAATTTGTCTGACATACAAGCGCTGGCGTTTGGTCGTGGGCCGGGCAGCTTTACCGGCGTGCGCATCGGCATCGGCATTGCCCAGGGGCTGGCGTTAGGTGCAGCGTTGCCGATGGTGGGCGTGTCAACGCTAGCCACAATGGCGCAGGGCGCGTTTCGTAAAAGCGGTGCCACGCGCGTGCTGGCGGCTATTGATGCGCGTATGGGTGAAGTGTACTGGGCTGAGTACCAGCGCAATGCTGACGGTAGCTGGCAGGGCGAAGCGACCGAAGCGGTGTTGAAGCCAGAGGCCGTTGCCGAGCGGTTGAAGCAGCTTGATGGGCGCTGGGCTACAGTAGGTACAGGCTGGCAGGCGTGGCCAGATTTGGGTCGTGACTGCGGGCTTGAATTAGAGGATGGCGGGGTGCTGTTGCCCGCCGCGGAAGATATGCTGCCGCTGGCGCATTATAGCGTGGCGCAAGGCCGCACCGTTGCGGCTGAAAACGCCGAGCCAGTCTATCTGCGCAATGAGGTTGCGTGGAAGAAGCTGCCGGGGCGCGAATAA
- the pabB gene encoding aminodeoxychorismate synthase component 1, whose amino-acid sequence MPLTSPVPVSTLSLPWRKDAAEHWFAPLSHLPWAMLLHSGYAEHASSRFDILTAEPRATLQSSAGVTRVEYDDSRVQTHEGCPLKRLAEVMAEQNITATQSDDLPFQGGALGLFGYDLGRSIETLLATAEADIAVPDMAVGIYDWALIVDHKRQCVTLISHTDVQARLDWLRALPRVERAPLRLRSAWQSNMTRAHYGEKFRRIQDYLRSGDCYQVNLAQRFCARYDGDEWQAFTELNADNKAPFSAFLRLPGSAILSLSPERFIRLAQGEIQTRPIKGTLPRLTDPAADARQAQRLAESPKDRAENLMIVDLLRNDVGRVAQPGSVRVPELFVVEPFPAVHHLVSTITARLRDDLNATDLLRAAFPGGSITGAPKVRAMEIIEELEPQRRNAWCGSIGYISACGRMDTSITIRTITACDGHLYCSAGGGIVADSDEEAEYQETFAKVNRILRLTER is encoded by the coding sequence ATGCCGTTGACCAGCCCTGTGCCTGTTTCCACCCTTTCCCTGCCCTGGCGCAAAGATGCCGCCGAGCACTGGTTTGCCCCACTCAGTCATCTGCCGTGGGCCATGCTGCTGCACTCCGGCTATGCCGAACACGCCAGCAGCCGCTTTGATATCCTCACCGCCGAGCCGCGTGCAACCCTGCAATCAAGCGCAGGCGTGACGCGCGTGGAATACGACGATAGTCGTGTGCAAACGCACGAAGGATGTCCGCTAAAACGATTAGCAGAGGTAATGGCTGAACAAAATATTACCGCTACGCAATCAGATGATTTGCCTTTTCAGGGCGGCGCGCTGGGTCTTTTTGGCTACGATCTCGGGCGCAGCATTGAAACGCTGCTTGCAACTGCCGAGGCCGATATTGCCGTGCCGGATATGGCGGTGGGTATTTATGATTGGGCACTGATTGTTGACCACAAGCGTCAGTGCGTGACGCTTATAAGTCACACGGATGTACAGGCGCGCCTTGACTGGCTGCGCGCTCTGCCCCGCGTTGAACGCGCACCGCTGCGCCTTCGCAGTGCCTGGCAGAGTAATATGACGCGCGCGCACTACGGCGAGAAGTTTCGCCGGATACAGGACTATCTGCGCAGCGGCGACTGTTATCAGGTCAACCTGGCTCAGCGCTTTTGCGCCCGCTATGACGGCGATGAGTGGCAGGCATTCACCGAATTAAATGCGGATAACAAGGCTCCGTTTAGCGCATTTCTGCGACTGCCCGGCAGTGCTATTCTCAGCCTGTCGCCGGAGCGCTTTATTCGCCTCGCGCAGGGCGAAATACAGACCCGCCCTATAAAAGGCACGCTGCCACGGCTGACCGACCCTGCCGCTGACGCGCGCCAGGCGCAGCGCCTGGCCGAGTCGCCCAAAGACCGGGCTGAGAACCTGATGATTGTTGATTTACTGCGCAATGACGTGGGGCGCGTGGCACAGCCCGGTAGCGTGCGCGTGCCGGAGCTTTTTGTGGTTGAACCGTTCCCGGCGGTACATCACCTGGTCAGTACTATTACTGCCCGGCTACGTGATGACCTCAACGCCACCGATTTGCTGCGCGCTGCCTTTCCCGGCGGCTCCATCACCGGCGCACCCAAAGTGCGGGCAATGGAAATTATTGAAGAGCTGGAGCCGCAGCGGCGCAACGCCTGGTGCGGCAGTATTGGCTATATCAGCGCCTGTGGACGCATGGACACCAGCATTACTATCCGCACGATTACCGCCTGCGACGGACACCTTTACTGCTCTGCCGGGGGCGGTATTGTTGCTGACAGCGACGAAGAAGCGGAATATCAGGAGACCTTTGCTAAAGTTAACCGCATCCTGCGCCTTACCGAACGATAA
- the minC gene encoding septum site-determining protein MinC, with protein sequence MSNTPIELKGSSFTLSVVHLHHAQPEVIREALLEKIAQAPAFLKHAPVVLNVAGLSGPVDWAALQQVVISTGLRIVGISGCKDNALRQTIENAGIPLLTGGKDKPRAVEKPPANEPVVACVTKTRIIDTPVRSGQRIYAPNCDLVVTNHVSAGAELIADGNIHIYGVMRGRALAGASGEREAQIFCTALTAELVSIAGVYWLSEQIPPDFFGKAARLRLAAGALTVQTFN encoded by the coding sequence ATGTCAAATACGCCAATCGAGCTAAAAGGCAGCAGTTTCACCCTTTCAGTGGTTCATCTTCACCATGCGCAGCCAGAGGTTATCCGCGAGGCACTGCTGGAAAAAATCGCCCAGGCTCCCGCGTTCTTAAAACATGCGCCCGTTGTGCTTAACGTCGCGGGCCTGTCAGGCCCGGTCGACTGGGCTGCACTTCAGCAGGTGGTGATTTCAACCGGCCTGCGCATCGTTGGCATTAGCGGCTGCAAAGATAATGCACTGCGTCAGACCATTGAAAATGCCGGTATTCCCCTGCTCACTGGTGGAAAAGACAAACCGCGAGCGGTCGAAAAACCACCCGCCAACGAGCCGGTTGTCGCCTGCGTCACAAAAACGCGCATAATTGATACGCCAGTACGTTCCGGTCAGCGCATTTATGCGCCAAACTGTGATCTGGTAGTCACCAACCACGTCAGTGCCGGCGCAGAACTTATCGCAGACGGCAACATTCACATCTATGGTGTAATGCGTGGTCGCGCACTGGCAGGCGCCAGCGGCGAGCGGGAAGCTCAAATATTTTGTACAGCATTAACAGCAGAGTTGGTTTCCATTGCCGGTGTTTACTGGCTCAGTGAACAAATTCCGCCTGATTTTTTTGGCAAAGCGGCCAGACTGCGCCTCGCAGCGGGTGCTTTGACAGTTCAAACTTTTAATTAA
- a CDS encoding RidA family protein, whose translation MSIVRIKPEARWSDAVIHNHTLYYTGVPENLEADAFEQTQNTLQQIDEMLAEQGSDKTRILDATIFLADKADFADMNRAWDAWVVAGHAPVRCTVQATLMKAAFKVEIKIIAAVD comes from the coding sequence ATGTCTATTGTGCGTATTAAGCCGGAAGCCCGCTGGTCAGACGCGGTCATTCATAACCACACGCTGTATTACACGGGCGTGCCGGAGAATCTTGAGGCAGATGCATTCGAGCAGACGCAAAATACGCTGCAACAGATTGATGAGATGCTGGCCGAACAGGGCAGCGATAAAACCCGCATCCTTGATGCGACGATTTTTCTCGCTGATAAAGCCGATTTTGCCGACATGAACCGCGCCTGGGATGCCTGGGTTGTTGCCGGTCATGCGCCGGTGCGCTGCACCGTGCAGGCCACACTGATGAAAGCGGCGTTTAAGGTCGAAATAAAAATTATCGCCGCCGTAGACTGA
- the fadD gene encoding long-chain-fatty-acid--CoA ligase FadD has translation MQKVWLNRYPDDVPANINPDRYLSLVDLFERAATRFADSPAFINMGEVMTFRKLEERSRAFAAYLQEGLGLKRGDRVALMMPNLLQYPVALFGILRAGMVVVNVNPLYTPRELEHQLNDSGASAIVIVSNFAHTLEKVVDKTGVKHVILTRMGDQLSTAKGTLVNFVVKYVKRLVPKYNLPHATSFRRALQAGYRMQYIKPEVSGDDIAFLQYTGGTTGVAKGAMLSHRNMLANLEQVKATYGALLHEQRELVVTALPLYHIFALTINCLLFIDLGGQNLLITNPRDIPGMVKELSKYPFTAMTGVNTLFNALLNNSEFNKLDFSHMNMAAGGGMPVQHVVAERWEKLTGHYLLEGYGLTECAPLVSVNPYDIDYHSGSIGLPVPSTDVKLVDEDDNEVAKGEPGELCVRGPQVMVGYWNRPDATDEIMKGGWLHTGDIAVMDDEGFMRIVDRKKDMILVSGFNVYPNEIEDVVMQHDGVQEVAAVGVESEASGEAVKIFVVKKDASLTEEALIAFCRRNLTGYKVPKKVEFRDELPKSNVGKILRRELRDEANKKSNNSA, from the coding sequence TTGCAGAAAGTTTGGCTTAATCGCTATCCGGATGATGTTCCGGCGAACATCAATCCCGATCGTTATTTATCTCTGGTTGATCTTTTTGAACGCGCAGCGACCCGCTTTGCCGACAGCCCCGCCTTTATCAACATGGGCGAGGTGATGACCTTTCGTAAACTTGAAGAGCGCAGCCGCGCCTTTGCCGCTTACCTGCAGGAAGGGTTGGGGCTTAAAAGAGGCGACCGTGTGGCGCTGATGATGCCCAACCTGTTGCAGTATCCGGTTGCGCTGTTTGGCATTCTGCGCGCGGGCATGGTGGTGGTGAACGTTAACCCGCTCTACACGCCGCGCGAGCTGGAGCACCAGCTTAACGACAGCGGGGCCAGCGCCATTGTTATTGTCTCCAACTTCGCGCACACGCTGGAAAAAGTCGTTGATAAAACCGGCGTTAAGCACGTTATTCTGACCCGCATGGGCGACCAGCTTTCCACGGCAAAAGGGACGCTGGTTAACTTTGTGGTCAAATATGTCAAACGTCTGGTACCGAAATACAATCTGCCGCACGCAACGTCGTTTCGCCGTGCGTTGCAGGCAGGTTACCGCATGCAGTACATCAAACCGGAAGTGAGCGGCGACGATATTGCCTTCCTGCAATATACCGGCGGCACCACGGGTGTTGCTAAAGGTGCCATGCTCAGCCATCGCAATATGCTGGCAAACCTTGAACAGGTGAAGGCTACCTACGGGGCGTTGCTGCACGAGCAGCGTGAGCTGGTGGTGACGGCGCTGCCGCTGTACCACATTTTTGCGCTGACCATTAACTGCCTGCTGTTTATCGACCTCGGTGGGCAGAACCTGCTTATCACCAACCCGCGTGATATCCCCGGCATGGTGAAGGAGTTGAGTAAATATCCGTTTACCGCCATGACCGGCGTGAACACGTTGTTCAATGCGCTGTTGAACAACAGCGAGTTCAATAAGCTGGATTTTTCGCATATGAATATGGCGGCCGGTGGCGGGATGCCGGTGCAGCATGTGGTGGCCGAGCGCTGGGAAAAACTCACCGGCCACTATTTGCTGGAAGGCTATGGGCTGACGGAATGCGCGCCGCTGGTGAGCGTTAACCCGTATGATATCGATTACCACAGCGGCAGCATTGGCCTTCCGGTGCCGTCAACCGACGTGAAGCTGGTGGACGAAGATGACAATGAAGTGGCGAAAGGGGAGCCAGGTGAATTGTGCGTGCGCGGCCCACAGGTAATGGTCGGGTACTGGAACCGACCTGATGCGACCGATGAAATCATGAAGGGCGGTTGGCTGCACACGGGCGACATCGCGGTGATGGATGATGAAGGCTTTATGCGCATTGTTGACCGCAAAAAGGACATGATCCTGGTTTCTGGCTTTAACGTCTATCCCAACGAAATCGAAGATGTGGTGATGCAGCACGACGGCGTGCAGGAAGTGGCCGCAGTCGGCGTTGAGTCGGAAGCCAGCGGTGAAGCGGTGAAAATCTTCGTGGTGAAAAAAGACGCCTCACTGACGGAAGAGGCGCTGATTGCCTTTTGCCGACGCAACCTCACCGGTTACAAAGTACCGAAGAAGGTGGAGTTTCGCGACGAGTTGCCCAAATCTAACGTGGGTAAAATTTTACGTCGAGAACTGCGTGACGAAGCCAACAAGAAAAGCAACAATAGTGCCTGA